A genomic region of Erythrobacter sp. SCSIO 43205 contains the following coding sequences:
- the acnA gene encoding aconitate hydratase AcnA codes for MTATGKDNLSTRSTLDVGGKTFTYYSLDKAAQSLGDVSRLPISMKVLLENLLRFEDGGFTVGRDDIQAVVDWQKNPVTGGEIQYRPGRVLLQDFTGVPCVVDLAAMRDAIKKLGGDTAKINPQVPVNLVIDHSVMVDEFGHPQAMEANMALEYERNAERYDFLKWGAQSFENFSAVPPGTGICHQVNLEHIAKGVWASANEDGEWVAYPDTCVGTDSHTTMINGLGVLGWGVGGIEAEAAMLGQPISMLIPEVVGFKLTGTMAEGVTATDLVLTCVQMLREVGVVGSFVEFYGEGVANLTLADRATIANMAPEYGATCGFFGIDDKTIDYMRLTGRPEETIALVEAYSKAQGLWFDPANEPVFSKTLELDVSAVVPSLAGPKRPQDRVTLPMVDELFNEDLAKIYSKSEPARVDVSLSDHDIGDGDVVIAAITSCTNTSNPDVMIAAGLVAKKANELGLRPKPWVKTSLAPGSQVVTDYLEKSGLQDDLDAIGFDLVGYGCTTCIGNSGPLAPPISDAINKNDIVAASVLSGNRNFEGRVSQDVRANFLASPPLVVAYALKGTVTEDITETPIGQDQNGNDVMLADIWPSNAEIAEHRAANIDRSMFEARYADVEKGDEHWQAITVEPSDTYQWRAGSTYIANPPYFEGMEMTPAPITDIVDAKPLAILGDSVTTDHISPAGAIKEDSPAGEYLKSNQVAKKDFNSYGSRRGNHNVMMRGTFANIRIKNEMVPGVEGGETTYKGERMPIFDAAMRHKEDGTPLIVVGGKEYGTGSSRDWAAKGTILLGVRAVIVESYERIHRSNLVGMGVLPLQFKDGDTRETLAINADTTFSIKGLASLKPGQDVEVQATRDDGTQFTFTALCRVDTENEMEYYRNGGILHYVLRKLAAQ; via the coding sequence ATGACAGCCACCGGCAAAGACAATCTTTCCACTCGCTCCACCCTCGATGTGGGCGGAAAGACGTTCACCTATTACTCGCTCGATAAAGCGGCTCAAAGCCTCGGCGATGTCTCGCGCCTCCCCATTTCGATGAAAGTGCTGCTGGAGAATTTGCTGCGTTTTGAAGATGGCGGCTTTACCGTTGGACGCGACGATATTCAGGCGGTTGTGGACTGGCAAAAGAACCCTGTCACAGGTGGCGAAATCCAATATCGTCCGGGCCGCGTGCTGCTTCAGGATTTCACCGGTGTGCCCTGCGTCGTCGATCTGGCGGCTATGCGCGATGCGATCAAGAAGCTTGGCGGAGACACGGCCAAGATCAACCCTCAGGTGCCTGTGAACCTTGTTATTGACCACTCGGTCATGGTCGATGAATTCGGCCACCCGCAAGCGATGGAAGCGAACATGGCGCTCGAATATGAGCGCAATGCAGAACGCTATGATTTCCTCAAATGGGGCGCGCAGAGCTTTGAAAACTTCTCCGCCGTCCCTCCGGGCACAGGGATTTGCCACCAGGTCAACCTTGAGCACATCGCCAAGGGTGTCTGGGCAAGCGCAAATGAGGATGGCGAATGGGTCGCTTACCCTGACACCTGTGTTGGCACAGACAGCCACACGACCATGATCAACGGGCTTGGCGTGCTTGGCTGGGGCGTTGGCGGGATTGAGGCAGAGGCCGCCATGCTGGGCCAGCCGATCTCAATGCTGATCCCCGAAGTCGTCGGCTTCAAGCTCACAGGCACGATGGCCGAGGGCGTGACTGCGACCGACCTTGTTTTGACCTGTGTTCAAATGCTGCGCGAAGTGGGCGTAGTGGGCTCTTTTGTCGAATTTTACGGCGAAGGTGTTGCCAATCTCACTCTCGCGGATCGCGCGACAATCGCCAATATGGCGCCTGAATATGGCGCAACCTGCGGCTTTTTCGGGATCGATGACAAGACCATCGATTATATGCGCCTTACCGGCCGGCCTGAGGAAACCATCGCCCTTGTCGAAGCCTATTCCAAGGCACAAGGCTTGTGGTTTGACCCGGCAAATGAGCCGGTTTTCTCCAAGACGCTTGAGCTTGATGTGAGTGCGGTTGTTCCCAGCCTTGCCGGGCCCAAACGCCCGCAAGATCGGGTGACGCTGCCGATGGTGGATGAGCTGTTCAACGAAGACCTCGCCAAAATCTATTCCAAGAGCGAACCTGCTCGCGTGGACGTTTCGCTTTCCGATCACGACATCGGGGATGGCGATGTGGTGATCGCGGCTATTACCAGCTGCACCAACACATCGAACCCGGATGTGATGATTGCAGCAGGGCTTGTTGCGAAAAAAGCGAACGAGCTGGGCCTTCGCCCCAAACCATGGGTGAAGACCTCGCTAGCCCCCGGCTCTCAAGTGGTGACCGATTATCTTGAGAAATCAGGGCTTCAGGATGACCTTGATGCGATTGGCTTTGACCTTGTTGGCTATGGCTGCACGACTTGTATCGGCAACTCTGGCCCACTCGCACCCCCTATCAGCGATGCTATCAACAAAAATGACATCGTTGCAGCCAGCGTTCTTTCAGGCAATCGCAACTTTGAAGGCCGCGTTTCCCAAGACGTGCGCGCAAACTTCCTGGCCTCCCCCCCGCTGGTGGTGGCCTACGCCCTGAAAGGCACAGTGACCGAAGACATAACTGAAACGCCGATCGGCCAAGACCAGAACGGCAATGACGTCATGCTCGCCGATATTTGGCCTTCCAATGCCGAAATCGCAGAGCACCGTGCGGCCAATATTGACCGTTCCATGTTCGAGGCGCGCTATGCTGACGTGGAAAAAGGCGATGAGCACTGGCAAGCGATCACGGTCGAGCCATCCGACACCTATCAATGGCGCGCAGGCTCCACTTATATCGCCAATCCGCCCTATTTTGAGGGGATGGAGATGACACCTGCCCCTATTACTGACATCGTTGATGCAAAACCATTGGCGATCCTTGGCGATAGTGTGACGACCGACCACATCTCGCCCGCTGGCGCGATCAAAGAGGATTCTCCTGCCGGTGAATACCTTAAGAGCAATCAGGTCGCAAAGAAGGACTTCAACTCATACGGCTCGCGGCGCGGCAATCATAACGTCATGATGCGCGGCACCTTTGCCAACATCCGCATCAAAAACGAAATGGTCCCCGGTGTCGAAGGCGGCGAGACGACTTATAAAGGCGAGCGGATGCCGATCTTCGATGCGGCCATGCGCCATAAGGAAGATGGCACGCCGCTGATCGTTGTGGGCGGTAAGGAGTATGGCACCGGCTCCTCGCGCGACTGGGCGGCGAAAGGCACCATCCTTCTTGGCGTTCGAGCGGTGATCGTGGAAAGCTACGAGCGTATTCACCGTTCGAACCTTGTCGGCATGGGCGTGCTTCCGCTCCAGTTCAAGGATGGCGACACGCGCGAGACGCTCGCTATCAATGCTGACACGACCTTCTCGATTAAAGGGCTTGCTAGCCTGAAACCGGGTCAGGACGTCGAAGTTCAAGCCACGCGCGATGATGGAACCCAGTTCACATTTACCGCATTGTGCCGGGTGGATACTGAGAACGAGATGGAGTATTACCGCAACGGCGGTATTCTGCATTACGTGCTTCGCAAACTTGCGGCGCAATAA
- the ruvB gene encoding Holliday junction branch migration DNA helicase RuvB, with product MTDTDPPIHSGDAQPGDPDTALRPKRLAEFIGQEAAKDNLSVFIASAKSRGEAMDHTLFHGPPGLGKTTLAQIVAGELGVGFRATSGPVIAKAGDLAALLTNLEPHDVLFIDEIHRLNPVVEEVLYPAMEDRALDIIIGEGPSARSVRIDLPPFTLIGATTRQGLLTTPLRDRFGIPVRLQFYSHDELDLVVTRAANLLGLKIDPAGAREIARRSRGTPRVAGRLLRRVRDFAQVAGENTVTREIADNALTRLEIDRLGLDAMDRRYLTMIATTYKGGPVGAAALTAGLAEQRDTVEEVIEPYLIQLGLIARTERGRMLNDAGWEHLEMDKPILSKPGSQSSLFDEND from the coding sequence TTGACCGACACCGACCCACCCATCCATTCCGGCGACGCTCAGCCCGGCGATCCGGATACCGCGCTTCGCCCTAAGCGCCTCGCCGAGTTCATCGGTCAGGAGGCGGCTAAGGATAATCTCTCGGTCTTTATCGCGAGCGCCAAATCGCGCGGGGAGGCTATGGATCACACGCTGTTCCACGGGCCGCCGGGGCTGGGCAAAACCACTCTGGCTCAGATCGTTGCGGGCGAACTGGGTGTGGGCTTTCGGGCAACTTCCGGTCCCGTTATCGCCAAGGCCGGGGACCTTGCTGCGTTGCTCACCAACCTTGAGCCGCATGACGTTCTCTTCATCGATGAAATCCACCGATTGAACCCGGTGGTGGAGGAAGTGCTTTACCCCGCGATGGAGGACCGCGCGCTCGATATTATCATCGGTGAGGGGCCTTCTGCACGCAGTGTTCGCATCGACTTGCCGCCCTTTACTTTAATCGGCGCAACCACGCGCCAAGGTCTTCTTACCACGCCATTGCGCGACCGTTTTGGTATTCCGGTGCGCTTGCAATTCTACTCTCATGATGAGCTTGATCTGGTCGTGACGCGCGCCGCCAACCTGCTGGGCCTCAAAATAGATCCCGCAGGCGCGCGCGAGATTGCAAGGCGCTCGCGCGGGACCCCCCGGGTCGCGGGCCGCCTCCTCAGGCGCGTGCGCGACTTTGCGCAAGTGGCGGGCGAAAACACCGTCACGCGGGAGATCGCCGATAATGCGCTGACCCGGTTGGAGATCGACCGGCTGGGGCTGGACGCGATGGACAGGCGCTATCTCACCATGATCGCGACCACTTATAAAGGCGGCCCCGTGGGTGCCGCAGCGCTCACAGCAGGGCTTGCCGAACAACGCGATACGGTCGAGGAAGTGATCGAACCCTACCTCATTCAACTGGGCCTCATCGCGCGCACGGAGCGCGGGCGTATGCTTAATGATGCAGGCTGGGAGCATCTTGAAATGGACAAACCGATTCTCTCGAAACCCGGCTCTCAAAGCAGTCTGTTTGACGAAAACGACTAA
- a CDS encoding DsrE family protein, producing MRSFIALTALGLAAAPLSAQSPDLSAFKPGPVFAEFGEHAPVEGMNPLPEGASFAIAYDVAQQAEDGILNRRLATPARFYNMHVAAGVPAENISLVVVIHGRAVFDLVTDDAREARDMAPNASDSMVKAMLAEGIRFVICGQSAAAYGVDAKEFIEGVELELSAMTAHALLQQDGYTVNPF from the coding sequence ATGCGTAGCTTTATCGCATTAACCGCACTTGGTTTGGCGGCCGCGCCGCTTTCAGCGCAGTCTCCCGATCTCTCTGCCTTCAAACCGGGTCCTGTCTTTGCCGAGTTTGGCGAACACGCGCCAGTCGAGGGAATGAACCCGCTTCCCGAAGGCGCTAGCTTTGCCATCGCCTATGATGTCGCTCAGCAGGCGGAGGACGGCATACTCAACCGTCGCCTTGCGACCCCTGCGCGGTTTTACAATATGCACGTCGCCGCTGGCGTGCCTGCGGAAAACATCAGCCTTGTGGTCGTAATCCACGGGCGAGCGGTATTCGACCTTGTCACCGATGATGCGCGAGAGGCCCGCGACATGGCGCCCAATGCGTCCGACTCGATGGTCAAGGCGATGTTGGCCGAAGGCATTCGCTTTGTGATCTGCGGTCAAAGCGCAGCCGCATACGGCGTTGATGCAAAAGAATTTATCGAAGGGGTGGAGCTTGAGCTCTCCGCTATGACCGCCCATGCGCTGCTGCAACAAGACGGCTATACGGTGAACCCGTTTTGA
- the ruvA gene encoding Holliday junction branch migration protein RuvA, with product MIAKLSGRLDSVGEDWAIVDVQGVGYLVHCSARTLSALGEVGEACTVHTDMQVSENDMRLLGFAESAERDWFRLLTQVQGVGSKVGLAILSALSTGELRDACAAGDAASVARANGVGPKLAGRIVNELKDKAGALPGGGMAGVPASAISPAGSASADAVSALENLGFKPAIAAQAVAKAQAELGEDAPEGDLIRVALKKAAG from the coding sequence ATGATTGCAAAGCTATCGGGCAGGCTGGACTCCGTGGGCGAGGATTGGGCCATCGTTGATGTGCAAGGGGTGGGCTATCTCGTCCACTGCTCCGCGCGCACCTTATCCGCGCTTGGCGAAGTGGGCGAGGCGTGCACCGTCCACACCGATATGCAGGTCAGCGAAAATGATATGCGCCTGCTTGGCTTTGCCGAAAGCGCCGAGCGTGATTGGTTTCGCCTTTTGACACAGGTTCAAGGCGTCGGCTCCAAAGTGGGCCTTGCGATCCTGTCTGCGCTCTCCACCGGAGAACTGCGCGATGCCTGTGCAGCAGGAGATGCCGCAAGTGTAGCGCGTGCCAATGGGGTGGGGCCGAAACTGGCAGGGCGGATCGTCAATGAGTTGAAAGACAAGGCTGGCGCGCTTCCCGGCGGCGGAATGGCCGGCGTTCCTGCCAGCGCCATCAGTCCAGCCGGCAGCGCAAGCGCCGATGCGGTGAGCGCGCTTGAGAACCTCGGCTTCAAGCCAGCGATTGCAGCGCAAGCGGTGGCAAAGGCACAGGCGGAACTGGGCGAAGACGCACCCGAGGGCGACCTCATTCGTGTGGCTCTAAAGAAGGCTGCCGGGTGA
- the aroC gene encoding chorismate synthase, with translation MSYNTFGRVFRFTTWGESHGPGLGAVIDGCPPNIPLTETDIQPYLDARRPGQSKYTTQRQEADQVRILSGVFTNDEGVQVTTGTPIHLMIENTDQRSKDYSEIAKAYRPGHADYTYDAKYGIRDYRGGGRSSARETAARVAAGAVARKVIPEVTITAFLSELGGDGIDRDAINFDEITKNPFFCPDSWAAKRWEELVDNTRKSGSSLGAVVECVAEGVPAGWGAPVYAKLDSELAAAMMTINATKGVEIGDGFEAARLTGEQNADAMTPGEDGKPIYASNHAGGTAGGISTGQPVVCRVAFKPTSSILTPVDSITSDGEATQVRTKGRHDPCVGIRGAPVVEAMMALVLADQKLLHRAQMG, from the coding sequence ATGAGCTACAACACCTTCGGGCGGGTCTTCCGCTTTACCACTTGGGGAGAAAGCCACGGGCCGGGTCTTGGCGCGGTTATTGACGGCTGCCCGCCGAATATCCCGCTGACCGAAACGGACATTCAGCCCTATCTCGACGCGCGCCGTCCGGGGCAGAGCAAATACACAACCCAGCGTCAGGAAGCGGATCAGGTGCGCATCCTGTCTGGCGTCTTCACCAATGATGAGGGTGTGCAAGTCACTACGGGCACGCCGATCCATTTGATGATCGAGAACACCGATCAGCGCTCCAAGGACTATTCAGAAATCGCCAAGGCCTATCGCCCGGGGCACGCCGACTACACCTATGATGCCAAATACGGCATTCGCGATTATCGCGGCGGTGGGCGGTCGAGCGCTCGGGAAACTGCGGCGCGCGTGGCGGCTGGCGCGGTTGCGCGTAAAGTCATCCCTGAGGTCACAATCACCGCTTTTCTCTCGGAACTTGGCGGCGATGGGATTGATCGGGACGCGATCAATTTCGACGAGATCACCAAGAACCCCTTCTTCTGCCCCGACAGCTGGGCGGCGAAGCGTTGGGAAGAATTGGTCGATAATACGCGCAAATCGGGCTCTTCTTTGGGCGCCGTAGTCGAGTGTGTTGCCGAGGGTGTTCCCGCAGGCTGGGGCGCGCCGGTCTATGCCAAACTCGACAGCGAACTGGCGGCTGCGATGATGACGATCAACGCGACCAAGGGCGTAGAGATCGGCGATGGCTTTGAAGCGGCGCGCCTGACAGGCGAACAAAACGCCGATGCGATGACGCCGGGAGAAGACGGCAAACCCATCTATGCCAGCAACCATGCAGGCGGCACTGCTGGCGGCATCTCAACCGGGCAACCCGTGGTGTGCCGCGTGGCTTTCAAGCCTACCTCATCAATCCTGACCCCCGTGGACTCGATCACATCGGACGGCGAGGCGACGCAGGTACGCACCAAAGGCCGCCACGACCCCTGCGTCGGTATTCGCGGCGCTCCGGTGGTCGAGGCAATGATGGCGCTGGTGCTGGCAGATCAAAAGCTGCTGCACAGGGCGCAGATGGGGTAA
- a CDS encoding fatty acid desaturase yields MDTPLSAPEERINPDDPRDLARKLAKFRTPRLSRSGWELASTLVPFVALFTAMLFAVEAGYWAALLLAPVAGLLLLRLFIIQHDCGHEAFWKNRHTNNWVGRAIGVLTLTPYDCWRRSHALHHASTGNLDARGFGDVDTLTVTEYMERGKLGRLFYRLYRNPVTLLGLGPAYLFLLRHRLPIGLMRAGTIYWVSALGTNLVTAIILGLLAYTFGIAVTLAVFLPVLMISASVGVWLFYVQHQFEHTHWDKRPNWEFHEHALKGSTHLHMPAVLRWFTGNIGIHHVHHLMARIPFYRLPAVLKAYPELSEINRITPRQTPRMFILTLWDEKKRELVSFREAKRSYISGQ; encoded by the coding sequence ATGGACACCCCTCTCTCCGCGCCGGAAGAGCGCATTAATCCCGATGACCCCCGTGATCTGGCGCGAAAGCTCGCAAAGTTTCGCACGCCTCGCCTTAGCCGCAGCGGGTGGGAATTGGCTTCCACACTTGTGCCGTTTGTAGCCCTGTTCACCGCAATGCTCTTCGCGGTCGAAGCAGGGTATTGGGCAGCGCTCTTGCTCGCGCCCGTCGCAGGACTCTTGCTCCTGCGGCTCTTCATCATTCAGCATGATTGCGGGCATGAAGCGTTCTGGAAGAACCGCCATACGAACAATTGGGTGGGCCGCGCCATCGGAGTGCTGACGCTCACGCCCTATGACTGCTGGCGACGCAGCCACGCGCTGCACCATGCGTCGACCGGCAATCTTGATGCGCGCGGCTTTGGCGATGTCGATACGCTGACGGTCACCGAATATATGGAGCGCGGCAAACTGGGCCGGCTGTTTTATCGTCTCTACCGCAACCCGGTGACATTGCTTGGCTTGGGGCCAGCATACCTCTTCCTTCTGCGCCACCGCCTCCCCATCGGCTTGATGCGTGCGGGCACGATTTATTGGGTTAGCGCGCTTGGCACCAATCTGGTGACTGCGATCATCCTTGGCCTTCTCGCCTATACCTTCGGGATTGCCGTCACCTTGGCGGTTTTCCTGCCTGTGCTGATGATTTCCGCCTCGGTTGGCGTGTGGCTGTTCTATGTGCAGCATCAGTTTGAGCACACCCATTGGGACAAGCGGCCAAATTGGGAGTTTCACGAGCACGCCCTTAAAGGCAGTACCCATTTGCATATGCCAGCGGTCTTGCGCTGGTTCACCGGCAATATCGGCATCCACCACGTCCACCATCTCATGGCGCGCATCCCGTTCTATCGCCTGCCTGCGGTACTGAAGGCCTATCCGGAACTCAGTGAAATCAACCGCATCACCCCGCGCCAGACGCCGCGTATGTTTATTTTGACCCTTTGGGATGAGAAGAAGCGCGAACTTGTGAGCTTTCGCGAGGCAAAACGGTCTTACATCTCAGGGCAGTAA
- a CDS encoding acyltransferase encodes MQTIKGFDGLRAISVIFVILTHLGVYTVAKSHGVLSDNAAPIVSGTTGVQVFFVLSGFLITSLLIKEHEASGTISLKGFYIRRAFRILPLYVLCLALTLVIDLFVWDVASAPSLIYAALFNTSFIPREDYSQILGHTWSLSVEEHFYVLWPAALLFAYRFNYARALLHLGVGIVITLILYAATIRLEEINDAYFVGRWSVFAGAWIAFGCIAAIVINGPYRRANVFLASRAALLIGAALFFHSLVLGIVPKPLDELLRVMGVVLIVCWIVRNQASALVKALEYEPLAYTGKISYGLYMWQGLMLSTGPERAAGQVWPLNPGLGLLLLCVVAPLSYHFFEKRFLALSARYRHTALHHKVEERAASAAPLKS; translated from the coding sequence GTGCAGACAATCAAGGGATTTGACGGGCTTCGCGCAATTTCCGTGATCTTTGTGATCCTGACGCACCTTGGCGTCTATACGGTCGCGAAGTCTCATGGTGTCCTGAGCGACAACGCTGCGCCTATCGTCAGCGGGACAACTGGGGTGCAGGTCTTCTTCGTCCTCTCCGGCTTTTTGATCACCAGCCTGCTGATAAAGGAGCACGAGGCATCGGGCACAATCAGCCTCAAGGGGTTCTATATCCGCCGCGCCTTTCGCATTTTGCCGCTGTATGTCCTGTGCCTTGCCTTGACGCTGGTGATCGACCTGTTCGTGTGGGACGTGGCGAGCGCGCCTTCGCTCATATACGCCGCTCTCTTCAATACCAGCTTTATCCCGCGCGAGGATTATTCGCAAATATTGGGGCACACATGGTCGCTTTCGGTAGAAGAGCATTTTTATGTGCTTTGGCCCGCCGCGCTCCTTTTCGCCTACCGTTTTAACTACGCGCGCGCGCTGCTGCATCTTGGTGTAGGGATCGTCATCACGCTAATCCTTTATGCGGCCACTATCCGTCTGGAGGAGATCAATGATGCCTATTTCGTCGGGCGGTGGAGCGTCTTTGCCGGGGCATGGATAGCCTTTGGTTGCATCGCTGCGATTGTGATCAATGGGCCTTACAGGCGCGCCAACGTATTTCTTGCCTCGCGCGCGGCGTTGTTGATCGGGGCAGCCCTGTTTTTCCACTCGCTCGTGCTCGGCATCGTGCCAAAGCCGCTGGACGAGCTCTTGCGCGTCATGGGCGTTGTGCTGATCGTGTGCTGGATTGTGCGCAATCAGGCATCAGCACTGGTGAAAGCGCTTGAGTACGAACCGCTCGCCTATACGGGAAAGATTTCTTACGGCCTTTATATGTGGCAGGGTCTGATGCTCTCTACGGGGCCAGAGCGTGCCGCGGGACAAGTTTGGCCGCTTAATCCCGGCTTGGGCTTATTGCTTTTGTGTGTCGTTGCGCCCTTGTCGTATCATTTCTTCGAAAAAAGGTTCCTCGCCTTATCGGCTCGGTATCGCCACACGGCATTGCACCACAAGGTTGAAGAGCGTGCCGCCTCCGCAGCGCCCCTCAAGTCGTAG
- the katG gene encoding catalase/peroxidase HPI gives MDAKTGEMSGCPFHGDGPSRTLLGRQNKDWWPEATDLSLLTEQGKSANPYGEDFDYVAAFNAIEYNALKADLTALMTDSQDWWPADYGHYGPFFIRMAWHAAGTYRTGDGRGGAGSGQQRFAPLNSWPDNGNLDKARRLLWPIKQKYGKGISWADLYILAGNVAIESMGGPVFGYGGGRADVYEPEMVYWGTEEQWVDQGVETRIIPDEGKALENPLAAIQMGLIYVNPEGPGGNPDPLESARDMRETFARMAMNDEETVALTAGGHAFGKAHGAEPTDKFGGAPESEALHLMGFGWMNDEEEIGKGHITTSGIEGSWSNNPTSWSHDYFRLLFKYDFELVKSPAGAHQWTPINPDPEDMAPDARDPSKKVPTMMTTADMALKMDPDYRKISERFHENPEELDDAFARAWFKLCHRDMGPKVRYHGPEVPEEDLIWQDPVPAGTAPSDADVSAFKSAILDSGLSVSELVKAAWASASTYRNSDHRGGTNGARVRLAPQKDWAANDPEELAKVLAKVDDLRGSISMADAIVLAGNAAVEKAAADAGFNVTVPFTGGRGDATDEMTDAESFEPLEPVADGFRNYLKTKANVKTEDMLIDKAHLLGLSISEMTVLVGGLRVLGANSGNRPHGVFTDRVGQLTPDFFTNLLDMGTKWAPVDGSGDEEYVGSDRKTGEEKFRASRTDLIFGSNAQLRAQAEVYAQSGSEEKFANDFVAAFTKVMNANHYA, from the coding sequence ATGGACGCTAAAACAGGTGAAATGAGCGGCTGCCCATTCCATGGCGATGGACCTTCCCGTACGCTTCTGGGTCGTCAGAACAAGGATTGGTGGCCTGAGGCGACCGACTTGTCGCTGCTGACTGAACAGGGCAAATCCGCCAACCCTTATGGCGAAGACTTTGACTATGTCGCCGCCTTCAACGCGATTGAATACAACGCGCTGAAAGCTGATCTGACCGCGTTGATGACGGACAGCCAGGACTGGTGGCCGGCCGATTATGGTCACTATGGACCCTTCTTCATCCGCATGGCTTGGCACGCAGCGGGCACCTATCGCACCGGCGATGGCCGCGGTGGTGCGGGCAGCGGACAGCAGCGTTTCGCGCCTTTGAACAGCTGGCCCGATAACGGCAATCTCGATAAGGCGCGCCGCCTGCTTTGGCCGATCAAACAAAAATACGGCAAAGGCATCAGTTGGGCTGACCTTTACATCCTTGCCGGCAATGTAGCGATTGAGAGCATGGGCGGCCCCGTGTTCGGTTACGGCGGTGGCCGGGCCGACGTTTACGAACCTGAAATGGTTTACTGGGGCACGGAAGAGCAATGGGTCGACCAGGGCGTCGAAACCCGTATCATCCCCGATGAAGGCAAGGCTTTGGAAAATCCATTGGCTGCCATTCAAATGGGCCTCATTTACGTCAATCCCGAAGGTCCGGGCGGCAATCCTGATCCTCTGGAATCAGCGCGCGATATGCGCGAGACATTCGCCCGCATGGCAATGAACGATGAGGAAACCGTGGCGCTGACCGCAGGCGGACACGCCTTTGGTAAAGCGCATGGTGCCGAGCCAACGGACAAATTTGGCGGCGCTCCTGAAAGCGAGGCCCTGCATCTCATGGGCTTTGGCTGGATGAACGATGAAGAGGAAATCGGCAAAGGCCACATCACCACATCGGGCATCGAAGGTTCGTGGTCGAACAATCCGACATCGTGGAGCCACGATTATTTCCGTCTGCTGTTCAAATATGACTTTGAACTCGTGAAAAGCCCAGCCGGAGCGCACCAGTGGACCCCGATCAATCCGGATCCGGAAGACATGGCTCCTGATGCGCGCGATCCTTCGAAGAAGGTGCCGACCATGATGACGACCGCCGACATGGCGCTCAAAATGGATCCGGATTATCGCAAGATCTCTGAGCGGTTCCACGAAAACCCCGAAGAGCTTGACGATGCCTTTGCGCGTGCATGGTTCAAATTGTGCCACCGCGATATGGGGCCAAAGGTCCGTTACCACGGGCCGGAAGTCCCTGAAGAGGACCTTATCTGGCAAGATCCGGTTCCCGCTGGCACTGCGCCATCGGATGCTGACGTGAGCGCGTTCAAATCCGCAATCTTGGACAGCGGCCTTTCGGTCAGCGAGCTTGTGAAAGCGGCCTGGGCTTCGGCCTCCACCTATCGCAATTCCGATCACCGTGGCGGCACCAATGGCGCGCGGGTACGGCTTGCTCCGCAAAAGGATTGGGCCGCGAACGACCCGGAAGAACTGGCAAAGGTTCTGGCCAAGGTGGACGATCTTCGCGGATCGATTTCGATGGCTGACGCAATCGTGCTCGCCGGGAATGCTGCGGTTGAAAAGGCTGCGGCGGATGCTGGTTTCAATGTCACTGTGCCGTTCACCGGCGGACGCGGCGATGCGACCGATGAGATGACCGATGCGGAAAGCTTTGAGCCGCTGGAGCCAGTTGCCGATGGTTTCCGCAACTATCTCAAGACGAAAGCCAATGTGAAAACCGAAGATATGCTGATCGACAAGGCGCATCTTCTGGGCCTTTCGATTTCGGAAATGACCGTTCTTGTCGGGGGCCTGCGCGTCCTTGGTGCGAACAGCGGCAATCGTCCGCACGGTGTCTTTACCGATCGCGTTGGCCAGCTCACGCCTGATTTTTTCACCAATCTTCTCGATATGGGCACCAAATGGGCTCCGGTCGATGGATCAGGCGATGAAGAATATGTCGGCAGCGACCGCAAGACCGGGGAAGAGAAGTTCCGTGCCTCGCGCACTGACCTTATCTTCGGCTCAAACGCGCAGCTTCGCGCACAGGCCGAAGTTTACGCGCAAAGCGGAAGCGAAGAGAAGTTCGCGAACGACTTTGTCGCCGCCTTCACCAAGGTGATGAATGCAAACCATTACGCCTGA